The genomic stretch TATAGAACGAAACTGTAAAACACTTTAAGGTCTCTCACATTTGGGAACAAGGGTTAATGTTGTAGCATTGATTTTCCTGAGAAGTTTCTTATGAGTAAAAAAATCCTGGACAGCAGTAATCACATCCCCACCTATGACACCCCAAGCATCTTTGAAGAACTTGCTTGTGTATCCATCAGGTCCAGGGGACTTGATGTCAGGAATGCCAAACAAAATATTTCTGACCTCCTTACCAATGACTTGTCTGTTCAGCAACGAATGATGATCAACATTACATCTGGGCCCTTGCTCAATTATCTTTCTGTGAACCCTTTTTGTCTCCTGCTTAGCTCCAAGCAAAGATTGATAATACTCCAAGAAGGCATTATGTACCTGTTCTGGTGTATCACACATATGACCATTCCTATCCTCAATCAGCATAACTCTATTTCCATTTCTTCTTTTTTTGAGCACACCATGAAAATAAGAGCTATTAGAATCCTCCTGCTGCAGCCACTGTATTTTAACTTTTTAAGCCAAGAAGCTGTCCCTTGCCACAGACAGGTCTCTTAGGATTTTAGAAGCCTCAAACTCCTCAGAGATAAGGGCCACATTAGAAGGATTTTTTCCTATCAATTCCTGCAAATCAGCAACTCTTCTCTGCATCATAGAGGTAGAATGCTCAATATCACTATACTTCTCTCTATTCAAGGCTTTCAAAGAAGGCTTCATGAGCTTCAAATTTTTTCCCAGCCTGAACATAGGGGTACCAGGAATACTCTGACTCCAACTGCTTTTAATAATTGGCAAAAATTCCTTAGAAGCTCCCCACATATTATAATACATGAAACTTCTGGTCTTCTGGACCTGAGTAGAGCTACTAATCAAGCAGGGAGTGTGATCGAGCAATCCCTCAGGGAGGAAATTAACATATAATTCAGGAAAATGATCACTCCAAGCTTTATTGATCATAAATCTATTAAGCCTACTGTAAATCCTatcaacaataaaataataaaaataataataataataataataataataataataataataataataatagtagtagtaataataataataataataataataataataataataataataataataataataataataataataataataataataataataataataataataataataataataataataataataataataataataataataataataataataatagtaataataataagaacaagaacaagaacaagaacaagaacaagaacaagaagaagaataagaacaagaacaagaataacaataataacaataacaacaagaataacaataacaacaacaacaataactacaacaacaacaacaacaacaacaacaacaacaacaacaacaacaacaacaacaacaacaacaacaacaacaacaacaacaacaacaacaacaacaacaacaacaacaacaacaacaacaacaacaacaacaacaacaacaacaacaacaacaacaacaacaacaacaacaacaataataacaacaataacaacaataataataacaacaacaacaacaacaataataataataataataataataataataataataacaacaacaacaacaacaacaacaacaataataataataataataacaataatattattattgctttattcgtcctgcggatttattgctttattcttgggacagggggcgtgatgtgtgcgttgacttgacaggttcttctcctttgactcagactgggatgacggattttgtgcctggtcgggttgtcgctgatactgctcagcgaaagtgtgctaagtatggggatttgtgcgcggtagggggttatggtttccttcctttccctttctcttcacttggggagctgggttcggatgctgtttccttgctcaagcggatccataaattctcggtatctcaggatgcgggggctcgggtggccgcttacatttttactagacttagctttgctattgcaaagggtgtgggagcccagattgtgtctcggctccccaccaatttcatgtaaacttttatttttattttaatgaaagctgcgcgcaccctttataataaaaaaaataataataataataataacaacaataataataacaacaataataataacaacaataataacaacaataataataataacaataataacaataacaacaataataacaaaaacaataaccataacaataacaataacaataacaacaacaataacaacaataataataacaataataataacaacaataataataacaataataacacttaaataacaataacaacaagaataacaataacaatatcaataacaataataacaacaacaataaaaacaataataataacactaataataataataagaacaacaacaacaacaacaacaacaacaacgacaacaacaacaacaacaacaacaataataatagtaatagtaatagtaatagtagtaatagtaatagtaatagtaatagtaatagtaatagtaatagtaatagtaatagtaatagtaatagtaatagtaatagtaatagtaataataataataataagaataagaagaagaagaagaagaagaagaagaagaagaagaagaagaagaagaagaagaagaagaagaagaagaagaatagtaagaataagaacaagaatAACAAGAATACCAATAACAACaagaataataacaacaacaacaataacaacagcaaaaataattataataataacaacaacaacaacaataacaacaacaacaacaataataatcataataataataataataacaacaacaataataatattaacaacaataataacaacaataataataataataacaacaacattaataacaataacaataacaacaataacaacaacaacaacaacaacaacaacaacaacaacaacaacaacaacaacaacaacaacaacaacaacaacaataacaataagaacaatcacaagaataacaacaataataacaataacaacaataataacaataacaagaggaagaagaagaagaagaagaagaagaagaagaagaagaagaagaagaagaagaagaataataaaAACAAGAATAACAAGAATAACAATAAGAACAAGAATAACAagaataagaacaacaataacaacaacaataataataataacaacaacaacaacaacaacaacaacaacaacaacaacaacaacaacaacaacaacaacaacaataactacaacaataacaacaacaataataacaacaataataataataataataataataataataataataataataataataagaagaagaagaagaagaagaagaagaagaagaagaagaagaagaagaagaagaagaagaagaagaagaagaagaagaagaagaagaagaagaagaagaagaagaagaagaagaagaagaagaagaagaagaagaagaataacaacaagaataacaataacaacaacaataataataataacaacaacaataataataataacaacaacaacaacaacaacaacaacaacaataataataataataacaaaaacaataacaacaacaacaataataataacaacaacaacaacaataataataataacaacaataataacaataataacaataataacaataataacaacaacaacaataataacaataacaataacaataatatcaacaataacaataacaataacaataacaacaacaacaacaacaacaacaacaacaacaacaacaacaacaacaacaacaacaacaacaacaacaacaacaacaacaataataataataataataatagtaataataataataacaactctttctctctctaaatctCTCTACGACTAAAACCTCTCAAATTACTGGTAACGCAAGGTGGTTCTCCTGGCTCTATTGAGCCGTTGCCATGCCTAGGGGCCGGCCGGCTAAGAAAACGGTGGCTCCACCGGTGGTGATGACAGaagaggaggtggaggaggaggaacCTGCTGCTCCGTCCATCCCTCATAGGGTTACGATTGCGGAAGTTATGAATCATGCTGTAGCATCGGGATCGAAGAAAGGGGGTACAAATACGGAACAACCACAAAGGAAATCTTACTCTCAACTGCTGAAGTCATCTTTGAGCAAAGGTATGGCACTTTCTTTCATCAAGCCTGATGAGAATGGGGTTACAATTGAGGAATCAGACATCTATGAGGAATTAGACTATTGTAAATACATGCTAGTGGGTACTGGTTTAGGCAAAACGACTTCTGTTGTAGAACTTGAATCCCTAGTCAGTAAAAATTAGAACCATGTTACCCCTCCCCAGGTGCTCTATTTTGCGAAGGGGTGGTACTGCTTTCGTTTCTTATATGAGGAGGACATGACCAAAATTAAGAACGACTCATGGAACTTAAATGGTTTCCCTTTGGTCTTCAAGGATTGGAGTCCTACAATTGCAGAAGAACTAACTTATGTATCAACAGCTCCAATATGGGTGCTCTTCCCAAACTTGGACCCCTGTTTCTGGTCTGCTTCAGGACTGAGTAAGGTGGCCAGTTCTGTAGGTAAGCCTATCTGTGCAGATGAGGTCACCATAAGGAAAAGTAAGTTAGCATTTGCTAAGGTTCTTATTGAGGTGGACATATCAAAGGAGCTTCCAGGTGCAATATGGCTTAATACTTCTTTCAGGGGGCGTATTTTGCAGAAAGTGGTTTATGAATGGGTTCCATAATTTTGTAGCACATATAAGAAAATTGGTCATACCAAAGACAAGTGTAGAGCTGGGCAGAAGAGAGTGTACAAGCCTAAAACTACCCAGAGTGCAGCACTTGTTACTGAGGTAGCAAAAGTGGTTACTGTACCAGTGGTTGTGGAGTTGGAACCTGAGGCACCGGCTTTGGTAGGTCAACAAGAGATGGATCATGAAACACCAGAGGAAACCTTTGTTGTGGATGGTGAGATGAACACACCTCCTACTGTCCATCTGGATGGGGAAGGGTTTGGACGACCACACACTAAAAGTCAGCCAGCACAATCAAAGATAGTGGTCTCTGTGACCTTAGATAACAAATTTCAGGAGCTTACTACTGATGATACATGGCAAAATGAGGAGACTCAACAGGAAAATGAGAAAATGGTGGACGATGCTCATGACCCTGGTGGGGGTCAAGTTATTCCAACCTAATGAATGTCCTTACTTGGAATATCAAAGGGCTAAATGACCCTCTGAAACAGTAGGAGGTCTTGGATCTCATGCTGCAAAAATAAAGTGGAGGTTGCTGTTATTATTGAGACTCATATTAGAGAGGATGCAATAAATTTGGTCTGGAAGGCCAAGCTATCCAGATTTTGTTTAATTACTTATAATAGTTTTCATTCCAATGGTTGTATTTGGGTTTTATGGTTACCTGCTAAAGTTAGTATTGAGGTCTGTGAGATATCAGCGCGGCATATCCATTGCAAAGTGCTTCACCACTTATCTCAGCAAACTTTTGAGATAACTTTTGTGTATGCTTTCAATTTGGGGATTCAGAGGAGAGCTCTTTGGGATGCTTTAGACAACATTGCACTGGGTTTCTCCTTCCCTTGGCTTTGTCTTGGGGATTTTAATGTCACTCTCACTGTTGAGGAGAGACTGGGGAGTGACCAGGTGCGATATGGGGATATGGAGGAGTTCAAAGAATGCCTGGAGGCTTGTGGTCTATCCGATCTTCCTGTTACTGGGCTTACTTATACTTGGTCTAATAGGAATGGTGGTCATTTAAAATGGGCAAAGTTGGATAGGATTCTTGGACAGTCAAACTGGCTAACTTCTACTAGCTCTACTATCTACTTCCTTCCTGCTGGAGTGTCTAATCATTCCCCCATGTGGGTTCAGGTTCAGAGTGGGGCTCATACAAAAAGGAGTGCTTTCAAATATCTTGAGAGTTGGTCTATGTTCAAAAATTTTCATTCTTGTGTGCTGAAGCATTGGGCAAGGCATTTTCATGGGGGGAAAATTAGCATTCTTTTCCAAAATCTAAAACAGCTGAAGAAAGGCTTGAAGGAGATACATTGTAATGAATTTAGTGGGATCAGTGGTAGGGTGAAAGCTGTTAAAGATGGGTTACTTTCTTGTCAAGCCCAGCTTGGGGGACATGTAATGAACACCATGTTGGTTGATAAGGTTAAAGCTTTAACTCACTCTTATGTGGCTCTGAGAAAAGTTGAGATGAGTATCCTCAAGTAGTGTGCTAAGGTGATTCATACAAACTTGTCTGATGCTAATACTATGTATTTTTATGATAAGATTGCTGAAAAAAAAGCTATAAATTCTATTGGGGTCATTAAGGATGCTGGAGGTAATCTCTGTAATGGAAAGTTGGAGGTTGTGGAAGCTTTCACACAATTTTACAAAAATATCCTAGGTTCTACTACAGATGTTCAACCCTTGCCTCCTGAACTGTTTGCTACTGGGACTTTAACTGGGGTTCTGCAACAATTTCTTGAACATCCATTTACTGATAAAGAGATGATGGATTCCCTTAGATCCATTGATAGGCACAAGAGCCCTGGGGTGGACGGGTATAGTTTTGGGTTTTTCATTGATGCCTGGAATATGGTGGGGACTTATTTCAAGGAGGCTGTAGCTGTGTTTTTTTACTAAGAGTAAGCTTCCCAGAGCTGCCAACTCTACCTTGTTAGTGCTGGTGCCAAAGTGTGAGACCCCCTCCTCTGTCATGGAATACATGCCTCTTTCTTGCTGCACCACTTTCTACAAGGTCATTAGCAAAATGCTTGCTAATAGGATTAAAGAAGTGCTTCCAAATTTGATAGGATGGGAACAAACTGCTTTTGTGAAGGACATGGACCTGTTTGAGAACTCAGCTCTAGCTCATGAGCTCATTGCTAAATATAGTAGGGCTAGAATAACCCCCAGATGTCTTATAAAGGTGGACATTAGGAAAGCTTTTGACTCTGTTAACTGGGAATTTCTTAAGCATAGCATGGCTCTTTATGGACTCCCCAGCAGGTTTGTAAATTGGATACTGTCCTGCATCAACACCCCATATTTCTCTCTAGCGGTGAATGGTGAGATTGAAGGCTAATTTAAGGGACATAGAGGGCTA from Silene latifolia isolate original U9 population chromosome 2, ASM4854445v1, whole genome shotgun sequence encodes the following:
- the LOC141640851 gene encoding uncharacterized protein LOC141640851 yields the protein MTKIKNDSWNLNGFPLVFKDWSPTIAEELTYVSTAPIWVLFPNLDPCFWSASGLSKVASSVGKPICADEVTIRKSKLAFAKVLIEVDISKELPDKCRAGQKRVYKPKTTQSAALVTEVAKVVTVPVVVELEPEAPALVGQQEMDHETPEETFVVDGEMNTPPTVHLDGEGFGRPHTKSQPAQSKIVVSVTLDNKFQELTTDDTWQNEETQQENEKMVDDAHDPGGGQRRALWDALDNIALGFSFPWLCLGDFNVTLTVEERLGSDQVRYGDMEEFKECLEACGLSDLPVTGLTYTWSNRNGGHLKWAKLDRILGQSNWLTSTSSTIYFLPAGVSNHSPMWVQVQSGAHTKRSAFKYLESWSMFKNFHSCVLKHWARHFHGGKISILFQNLKQLKKGLKEIHCNEFSGISGRVKAVKDGLLSCQAQLGGHVMNTMLVDKVKALTHSYVALRKVEMSILK